The proteins below come from a single Acidimicrobiia bacterium genomic window:
- a CDS encoding nuclear transport factor 2 family protein, giving the protein MPERERAMTPEDLTRLFVERANAGDVDGLIELYEPEAVMAYPPGSQSTGHDAIRGVFTQMLANRPHFEPEPPLPTVQMGDLALTSTPPKDAAGARAQVVRRQSDGSWLRVIDQPEFRRS; this is encoded by the coding sequence ATGCCCGAACGAGAACGCGCCATGACGCCCGAAGACCTGACTCGCCTCTTCGTCGAGCGTGCGAACGCCGGCGACGTCGACGGACTGATCGAGTTGTACGAGCCCGAGGCGGTGATGGCCTATCCGCCCGGCTCGCAGTCGACCGGTCACGATGCGATCCGTGGGGTCTTCACGCAGATGCTCGCGAACCGGCCGCATTTCGAGCCCGAACCGCCGCTGCCCACGGTGCAAATGGGCGACCTCGCGCTCACGTCGACGCCGCCCAAGGACGCCGCCGGCGCGCGCGCACAGGTCGTGCGCCGTCAGTCCGACGGCAGCTGGCTGCGCGTCATCGACCAGCCGGAGTTCCGCCGCAGCTGA
- a CDS encoding HAD family hydrolase, which translates to MTDDVRAVLFDLDDTLFEQASWLAGAWLEVAAAAQAWNVDRTRFLAALHRVCADGSDRGEIIDRALARIRRHDVAVAPLLTAFRGYAPARLTPYPGVTDALDALRGRVAVGLVSDGDPAIQRAKLRALGMESTFDIVVLGDELGREHRKPSPAGLLTALVALGVDPASAVVIGDRPSTDIAAAAAAGARAIRVRTGEYARESDSPRPWATAPDVSRAVAGLLELAGVS; encoded by the coding sequence ATGACCGACGATGTCCGCGCCGTCCTCTTCGATCTCGACGACACGTTGTTCGAACAGGCGAGCTGGCTCGCGGGTGCGTGGCTCGAAGTCGCAGCCGCTGCGCAGGCATGGAATGTCGATCGGACGCGGTTCCTCGCCGCGCTCCATCGCGTGTGCGCCGACGGCAGCGACCGCGGCGAGATCATCGATCGCGCGCTCGCGCGCATCAGACGACACGACGTCGCAGTGGCGCCCTTGCTCACGGCCTTCCGCGGCTACGCGCCGGCGCGCCTCACGCCGTATCCAGGAGTGACCGACGCGCTCGATGCGTTGCGCGGACGGGTCGCCGTCGGGCTCGTCAGCGACGGCGATCCCGCGATCCAGCGCGCCAAGCTGCGCGCGCTCGGCATGGAATCGACGTTCGACATCGTCGTGCTCGGCGACGAGCTCGGACGCGAGCACCGCAAGCCCAGCCCGGCCGGTCTGCTCACCGCGCTCGTGGCGCTGGGTGTCGATCCGGCTTCCGCGGTCGTCATCGGCGACCGGCCGAGCACCGATATCGCGGCGGCCGCCGCTGCGGGTGCGCGCGCGATCCGCGTGCGCACCGGTGAGTACGCGCGCGAATCGGATTCACCGCGACCGTGGGCGACCGCGCCCGACGTCTCCCGCGCGGTCGCGGGCCTGCTGGAGCTCGCGGGCGTCAGCTGA
- a CDS encoding GAF domain-containing protein, translating to MTVALEDLRDEIRREERSAGLNPTRPLTRADIEHRRRQIAAVGLVVFFGVVVTTLRANVWGNAHDALFDPDLLRAATITAAGGFIAYVVEKERHLRRLELLESEERAVSLAIADRLLEAAALADASSSLQGSLVLERVIGRTLDRVRDLVGADAGTIRLLSPDGQLRVAATFGSDDGFERLGGVGFATRVGLSQQPLLLPGAAAHPDPDRGLVLGAPIIFGDLLLGVLQLAAPVDEPFGAIDIEIVAAFTVRVALALNHSRLYEDALFALDDARAAI from the coding sequence ATGACCGTCGCCCTGGAAGACCTGCGAGACGAGATCCGCCGTGAGGAGCGCAGCGCGGGTCTCAACCCGACCCGGCCCCTCACCCGCGCCGACATCGAGCACCGCCGCCGCCAGATCGCGGCCGTGGGCCTGGTCGTGTTCTTCGGTGTCGTCGTCACGACGCTGCGGGCCAACGTGTGGGGCAATGCACACGACGCGCTCTTCGACCCCGATCTCCTGCGCGCGGCAACGATCACGGCCGCGGGTGGCTTCATCGCCTACGTCGTCGAGAAGGAGCGCCACCTGCGCCGGCTCGAGCTGCTCGAAAGCGAGGAGCGTGCGGTGTCGCTCGCGATCGCGGACCGCCTGCTCGAGGCCGCGGCGCTCGCCGACGCGTCGAGCAGCCTCCAGGGATCGCTCGTGCTCGAACGGGTCATCGGGCGCACGCTCGACCGCGTGCGCGATCTCGTCGGTGCCGATGCCGGGACGATCCGGCTCCTCTCACCCGACGGGCAGCTGCGCGTCGCGGCGACCTTCGGGTCGGACGACGGTTTCGAGCGCCTCGGCGGTGTCGGCTTCGCGACCCGGGTCGGCCTCAGCCAGCAGCCGCTGCTCCTGCCGGGTGCGGCGGCTCACCCTGATCCCGATCGAGGCCTCGTCCTCGGTGCGCCGATCATCTTCGGCGACCTGCTGCTCGGCGTGCTCCAACTCGCGGCACCGGTCGACGAGCCGTTCGGCGCGATCGACATCGAGATCGTCGCCGCGTTCACGGTGCGGGTCGCGCTCGCGTTGAACCACTCGCGACTGTACGAAGACGCACTCTTCGCGCTCGACGACGCCCGCGCCGCCATCTGA
- a CDS encoding SDR family NAD(P)-dependent oxidoreductase → MGLFDGRVALVTGGASGIGRACAERLARDGAAVAVLDRDGDGARAVAAEVNGRAYEVDVRDGDAVRAAFAAVVDDGGGLDILVNNAGVGDLRPLHTVDDRLWHRLVDVNLTGTFHAMAAAVPAMLAGGGGAIVNNASLSGLAPTRNEAAYSAAKAGVIALTSSGALEYGPTIRVNCVAPGFIRTPLTAIWDQHPDAFAPITDAIPLGRIGEADEVADVIAFLCSDAAAYITGQTLVVDGGLSLPQAGTDAALAKLFEKLSQ, encoded by the coding sequence ATGGGACTCTTCGACGGTCGAGTCGCGCTCGTCACCGGCGGCGCGTCCGGCATCGGCCGCGCCTGCGCGGAACGGCTGGCGCGCGACGGCGCCGCGGTCGCGGTGCTCGATCGCGACGGCGACGGGGCGCGTGCGGTCGCGGCCGAGGTGAACGGACGTGCGTACGAGGTCGACGTGCGCGACGGCGACGCGGTGCGCGCCGCGTTCGCCGCGGTCGTCGACGACGGCGGCGGGCTCGACATCCTCGTGAACAACGCGGGCGTGGGCGACCTGCGACCGCTGCACACGGTCGACGACCGGCTCTGGCATCGGCTGGTCGACGTGAACCTCACCGGCACGTTCCACGCGATGGCCGCCGCGGTGCCCGCGATGCTCGCGGGCGGCGGCGGCGCGATCGTCAACAACGCGTCGCTGTCGGGACTCGCGCCGACGCGCAACGAAGCGGCGTACTCCGCCGCGAAGGCGGGCGTGATCGCGCTCACGTCGAGCGGTGCACTCGAGTACGGACCGACGATCCGTGTGAACTGCGTCGCGCCCGGCTTCATCCGCACGCCGCTCACCGCGATCTGGGATCAGCACCCCGACGCGTTCGCGCCGATCACCGACGCGATCCCGCTCGGCCGCATCGGCGAAGCCGACGAGGTCGCCGACGTGATCGCGTTCCTCTGCTCGGACGCGGCCGCGTACATCACCGGCCAGACGCTGGTCGTCGACGGCGGGCTCTCGCTCCCCCAAGCCGGCACCGACGCCGCGCTCGCGAAGCTGTTCGAGAAGCTGTCGCAGTAA
- a CDS encoding class I SAM-dependent methyltransferase — protein MGTVEWGREVAEAYDADSAEMFDPGVLGPTVAFLGDLAGDGAALELAIGTGRVALPLSARGIEVHGIELSPHMAAVLRAKPGADRIDVTVGDMATTRLDATFRLVYLVFNTIMNLTTQDEQVRVFENAAAHLEPGGAFVVEVLIPQIRRVAPGELGRVFSLEDDHVGIETFDDLAGQISWSHHWVQDGDTLRRHSAPYRFVWPSELDLMARVAGLRLRERWSSWQRTRFDPNGIGQVVVYEKPR, from the coding sequence ATGGGCACCGTCGAATGGGGTCGCGAGGTCGCCGAGGCGTACGACGCCGACTCCGCCGAGATGTTCGATCCCGGGGTCCTCGGCCCGACCGTGGCGTTCCTCGGGGACCTCGCCGGCGACGGTGCTGCGCTCGAGCTCGCGATCGGCACCGGCCGCGTCGCGCTGCCGCTGAGTGCACGCGGCATCGAGGTACACGGCATCGAGCTCTCGCCGCACATGGCCGCGGTGCTGCGCGCGAAACCGGGCGCCGATCGCATCGACGTGACGGTCGGCGACATGGCGACGACGCGCCTCGACGCGACGTTCCGTCTCGTCTATCTCGTGTTCAACACGATCATGAACCTGACGACGCAGGACGAGCAGGTTCGGGTCTTCGAGAACGCGGCCGCGCATCTCGAACCGGGCGGCGCGTTCGTCGTCGAGGTGCTCATCCCACAGATCCGGCGCGTCGCTCCGGGTGAGCTCGGTCGGGTGTTCTCGCTCGAGGACGATCACGTCGGCATCGAGACCTTCGACGACCTCGCGGGCCAGATCTCGTGGTCGCACCACTGGGTGCAGGACGGCGACACGTTGCGGCGCCACTCCGCGCCGTACCGATTCGTGTGGCCGTCGGAGCTCGACCTCATGGCGCGGGTCGCGGGACTGCGGTTGCGCGAGCGCTGGTCGAGCTGGCAACGCACACGGTTCGATCCGAACGGCATCGGCCAGGTCGTCGTCTACGAGAAGCCTCGGTAG
- a CDS encoding arylsulfatase, which produces MEQAREFGGVIGPTWRESTPWWPPEPAPPDGAPNVALIVLDDVGFAQIGCYGSDIATPNIDRLASGGVRFSNFHTTALCSPTRACLLTGRNHHSNGMARVADLALGYPGYSGRIPRENFFLSQVLATVGYAPYAVGKWHLTPEDETHMAAPRNSWPLGRGFQRWYGFHGGETHQFVPSLYHDNHTTLPPRSVADGYHLSEDLADRAIEYLADLRAVDGDQPFFLYFATGACHSPHHAPAEYIERYHGQFDDGWDAWRDRTFARQLDMGLLPRGTRLSPRPAWVPAWTDLKPEDQRVAARFMECFAGFLTHADAQIGRVLDSIDSVDGSGLDDTLVILVSDNGASSEGGVKGSINDARLWNGMAAGRRELRARIDELGTPTAHNNYPWGWTMAGNTPFKRWKREVHEGGIADPCIVHWPGRIRARGEIRHQFAHAIDVAPTVLELIGIEAPTAIEGLTASPIEGTSFAYLLDDDAAAGRHTTQYFEMLGSRGIYHDGWKAVTFKPLGHMYDDGVDPDAPFEDDVWELYHVAEDLSECDNLADAQPDKVQELVDLWWEQARAYKVLPLDNRPLAAIMNPRPRRAQARNTYTYRPHGALVPEDVAVNVRNRTHSIRADVTIADGADANGVLLAIGNVLGGFSLYVLGGRLHYVHNLAGTERSDIPSARAIGSGDHVLQFDFVCPGDYSGHGTLRVDGEVVGEGDVARFTPARFGITGGGLTCGYELGPAVGEGYEAPFRFDQTLHRVVVTVDGIETIDAEAKFESIMSEQ; this is translated from the coding sequence ATGGAGCAGGCGCGCGAGTTCGGTGGTGTCATCGGTCCGACGTGGAGGGAGTCGACGCCGTGGTGGCCGCCGGAACCGGCGCCTCCGGATGGCGCGCCGAACGTCGCGCTGATCGTGCTCGACGACGTCGGCTTCGCGCAGATCGGGTGCTACGGCTCCGACATCGCAACACCGAACATCGACAGACTCGCGTCAGGCGGTGTGCGCTTCTCCAATTTCCACACGACCGCGTTGTGCTCGCCGACGCGCGCGTGCCTGCTCACCGGCCGCAACCACCACAGCAACGGCATGGCGCGCGTCGCCGACCTCGCGCTCGGCTACCCCGGTTATTCGGGCCGCATCCCACGCGAGAACTTCTTCCTCTCGCAAGTGCTCGCGACCGTCGGGTACGCGCCCTACGCGGTCGGCAAATGGCACCTCACGCCCGAGGACGAGACGCACATGGCCGCGCCGCGCAACTCGTGGCCGCTCGGTCGCGGGTTCCAGCGTTGGTACGGCTTCCACGGCGGCGAGACCCATCAGTTCGTGCCGTCGCTGTACCACGACAACCACACGACCCTGCCGCCGCGCTCGGTCGCCGACGGCTACCACCTGAGCGAGGATCTCGCCGACCGTGCGATCGAGTACCTCGCCGACCTGCGCGCGGTCGACGGCGACCAACCCTTCTTCCTCTACTTCGCGACCGGCGCGTGTCATTCACCGCACCACGCGCCGGCGGAGTACATCGAGCGCTACCACGGGCAGTTCGACGACGGCTGGGACGCGTGGCGCGACCGGACGTTCGCGCGCCAGCTCGACATGGGACTGCTGCCACGCGGGACGCGCCTGTCGCCGCGGCCGGCGTGGGTGCCCGCGTGGACCGACTTGAAGCCCGAGGACCAGCGCGTCGCGGCGCGGTTCATGGAGTGCTTCGCCGGCTTCCTCACGCACGCCGACGCGCAGATCGGTCGCGTGCTCGACTCCATCGACTCCGTCGACGGCAGCGGGCTCGACGACACGCTCGTGATCCTCGTGTCCGACAACGGCGCGAGCTCCGAAGGCGGCGTGAAGGGGTCGATCAACGACGCGCGGTTGTGGAACGGGATGGCCGCTGGCCGTCGGGAGTTGCGCGCGCGCATCGACGAGCTCGGCACACCGACCGCGCACAACAACTATCCGTGGGGTTGGACCATGGCCGGCAACACACCGTTCAAGCGGTGGAAGCGCGAAGTGCACGAGGGCGGCATCGCCGATCCGTGCATCGTGCACTGGCCCGGCCGGATTCGCGCGCGCGGAGAGATCCGTCATCAGTTCGCGCACGCGATCGACGTCGCGCCGACGGTGCTCGAGCTCATCGGCATCGAGGCGCCCACCGCGATCGAAGGGCTGACCGCTTCGCCGATCGAGGGCACGAGCTTCGCCTACCTGCTCGACGACGATGCCGCCGCCGGCCGGCACACCACCCAGTACTTCGAGATGCTCGGCAGCCGCGGCATCTACCACGACGGGTGGAAGGCGGTGACATTCAAGCCGCTCGGCCACATGTACGACGACGGTGTCGATCCCGACGCGCCGTTCGAGGACGACGTGTGGGAGCTGTACCACGTCGCCGAGGACCTGTCGGAGTGCGACAACCTCGCCGACGCGCAGCCCGACAAGGTGCAGGAGCTCGTCGACCTCTGGTGGGAGCAGGCGCGCGCGTACAAGGTGCTGCCGCTCGACAACCGCCCGCTCGCCGCGATCATGAACCCGCGGCCGCGGCGCGCGCAGGCCCGCAACACCTACACGTACCGGCCACACGGCGCGCTCGTGCCCGAGGACGTCGCGGTGAACGTCCGCAACCGCACGCACTCGATCCGCGCCGACGTCACGATCGCCGACGGCGCGGATGCAAACGGTGTGCTGCTCGCGATCGGCAACGTGCTCGGCGGCTTCAGCCTCTACGTGCTCGGCGGCCGGCTGCACTACGTGCACAACCTCGCCGGCACTGAGCGCAGTGACATTCCGTCGGCGCGAGCGATCGGCTCCGGCGACCACGTGCTGCAGTTCGACTTCGTGTGCCCCGGCGACTACTCCGGTCACGGCACGTTGCGCGTCGACGGCGAGGTGGTCGGCGAGGGCGACGTCGCGCGCTTCACTCCCGCGCGCTTCGGGATCACCGGCGGCGGGCTGACGTGCGGCTACGAGCTCGGCCCGGCCGTCGGCGAGGGCTACGAAGCGCCGTTCCGCTTCGACCAGACGCTGCACCGCGTCGTCGTCACCGTCGACGGCATCGAGACAATCGATGCGGAGGCGAAGTTCGAATCGATCATGTCCGAGCAGTAG
- a CDS encoding heme-binding beta-barrel domain-containing protein yields MPAPKPAQLGPLAGLVGTWEGDQGIDISFHHVDGAVGETHYRERTTFSPFGPVENGKQSLFGLDYRMAAWRPNEDEPFHTEIGYWLWDATDSQVMRCFMIPRGTVVIAGGLTTADAKSFTLAAECGSEIYGILSNQYLAEQARTSRYEVTITIGDDTWSYEETSVIDVKRHGAVLEHTDLNTLHRVAE; encoded by the coding sequence GTGCCTGCACCCAAGCCCGCGCAACTCGGACCGCTCGCCGGACTCGTCGGAACATGGGAAGGCGATCAGGGCATCGACATCTCGTTCCATCACGTCGACGGTGCCGTCGGCGAGACGCACTATCGCGAGCGCACGACGTTCAGCCCGTTCGGTCCGGTCGAGAACGGCAAGCAATCGCTGTTCGGACTCGACTACCGCATGGCCGCGTGGCGGCCGAACGAGGACGAGCCGTTCCACACCGAGATCGGCTACTGGCTGTGGGACGCGACCGACAGCCAGGTGATGCGCTGCTTCATGATCCCGCGCGGCACGGTCGTGATCGCGGGCGGACTCACGACGGCCGACGCCAAGTCGTTCACGCTCGCCGCGGAGTGCGGCTCCGAGATCTACGGCATCTTGTCGAACCAGTACCTCGCCGAGCAGGCCCGCACGAGCCGCTACGAGGTGACGATCACGATCGGCGACGACACGTGGTCGTACGAGGAGACCAGCGTCATCGACGTGAAGCGCCACGGCGCGGTGCTGGAGCACACGGACCTGAACACGTTGCATCGCGTCGCAGAATGA